Proteins found in one Rhodothermales bacterium genomic segment:
- a CDS encoding TIM barrel protein: MLPVWLPDPITSDLDRALHYTLLWGLEGLVLRTVGKRADRVPHVNEPRLKRRLSEHDLPAVAADPGLFEQPAAERGAWMNDLVLLDEALAFCTRVGCSRVLVGALPGESDVAADALRRAGERAARRGCILAVRNEPGGRPTGEALAALLADIDHPAVRACWSPADALEAGEEPEVGLDALAGQIEIVTVRDGRREGGGWQPATLGEGAVGWPDVLRGLHAHGFDGPLCLDLRDASSPKDGLRAATALIQMARAAIRGNG; encoded by the coding sequence GTGCTTCCTGTCTGGCTCCCCGACCCCATCACGTCCGACCTCGACCGGGCGCTCCACTACACCCTCCTGTGGGGGCTCGAAGGCCTCGTTCTCCGCACGGTCGGCAAGCGCGCGGACCGGGTGCCCCACGTCAACGAGCCGCGGCTAAAACGGCGGTTGAGCGAGCACGACCTCCCTGCCGTCGCGGCCGATCCGGGGCTGTTCGAGCAGCCGGCAGCGGAGCGCGGCGCCTGGATGAACGACCTCGTGCTGCTGGACGAAGCCCTCGCGTTCTGCACCCGCGTTGGGTGTTCGCGCGTGCTCGTCGGCGCGCTGCCCGGTGAAAGCGACGTGGCGGCGGACGCGCTGCGGCGAGCGGGCGAGCGGGCCGCCCGACGCGGTTGCATACTCGCCGTACGGAACGAACCAGGCGGACGGCCCACCGGGGAAGCGCTCGCCGCGCTCTTGGCGGACATCGACCATCCGGCGGTGCGCGCATGCTGGAGCCCGGCGGACGCGCTGGAGGCGGGCGAGGAGCCCGAGGTCGGGCTCGACGCGCTTGCCGGTCAGATTGAGATCGTCACGGTGCGGGATGGGCGGAGGGAGGGGGGAGGCTGGCAGCCAGCGACCCTCGGCGAAGGGGCCGTCGGCTGGCCGGACGTATTGCGCGGCCTCCACGCGCACGGCTTCGACGGGCCGCTGTGCCTCGACCTTCGCGACGCCTCGTCTCCGAAGGATGGGTTGCGCGCGGCGACGGCGCTGATTCAGATGGCGCGGGCGGCCATTCGCGGGAACGGCTAA
- a CDS encoding FG-GAP-like repeat-containing protein, with protein sequence MEGVNFPLWASMAVLVVLGQAAQAQAFEQVTLGALGSVESASASVTWADYDGDGDLDVFVTNPFFTNLLYRNEGNGGFTIVEALLGHNANQYSSVWGDFDNDGDPDLFIGSLSFGQLIYRNHPEGFSVFGGVEVSDVRDIDLADFDRDGDLDIALARRFGVPDLLARNEGGFVFTVLNDALPGSSDDGATPAWGDYDNDGDPDLFVANSLDGSGRNVLYENTGESFVQVAGPYATIPGRWQSANWVDIDNDLDLDLFVSNFSGNNALYRNTGESFIALVDNVVSNDGLPSIGSNWADIDNDGDQDLVLAVENGAERLYINDGAGSFTEQILGGDDGDNSMGVVISDFDDDGRLDIVVANGARVAEAQLNRVYHNVSDGGNWLKIQPVGVLSNRAGIGAHIKVKATIDGEPRWQLRPMQSKPGRFAQSGPWVHFGLGDATTVDSVVVEWPSGIEQSLGSVSVNQTLTISEEGTVSSEADTAVPEPFGISEVYPNPTSQGATFVLSADRSETVRVDVFDSVGRRVRTLLNGSVQQGRLQLAWDGRSSGGRDVAAGTYIVRMKAGVRSDVARVTLLR encoded by the coding sequence ATGGAAGGTGTCAATTTCCCGCTGTGGGCGAGCATGGCAGTCTTGGTCGTCCTCGGACAAGCCGCGCAAGCTCAGGCATTCGAGCAGGTAACCCTCGGGGCTCTCGGCAGCGTGGAGTCGGCGTCGGCAAGCGTGACGTGGGCAGACTACGATGGGGATGGCGATCTGGACGTGTTCGTTACCAACCCGTTCTTCACCAACTTGCTGTATCGCAACGAGGGCAACGGCGGCTTCACTATCGTCGAGGCGCTCCTCGGGCACAACGCCAACCAATACTCCTCGGTGTGGGGCGATTTCGATAACGATGGTGATCCCGACCTGTTCATCGGTTCGCTGAGCTTTGGGCAACTGATCTATCGAAACCACCCGGAAGGGTTTAGTGTGTTCGGGGGAGTGGAGGTCAGTGATGTGCGCGACATCGATCTCGCAGATTTCGACAGGGACGGCGATCTCGATATTGCACTTGCACGGCGATTTGGTGTCCCTGACCTGCTCGCAAGGAATGAAGGGGGATTTGTATTTACTGTTCTCAATGATGCCCTCCCCGGCTCCTCCGACGATGGGGCCACGCCAGCATGGGGCGACTATGACAATGATGGAGACCCCGACCTCTTTGTAGCCAATTCTCTGGACGGAAGTGGTCGTAACGTGCTTTATGAGAACACGGGTGAGAGCTTCGTTCAGGTCGCAGGCCCGTACGCTACTATACCCGGGCGCTGGCAGAGTGCTAACTGGGTCGACATCGACAATGATCTGGATCTGGATCTTTTCGTTTCTAACTTCTCAGGGAATAACGCATTGTATCGGAACACGGGCGAGAGCTTCATAGCCCTTGTTGACAACGTCGTTTCCAACGACGGACTCCCTTCGATTGGGAGTAACTGGGCGGATATCGACAATGACGGAGATCAGGATCTTGTGCTTGCCGTTGAAAATGGAGCTGAGAGGCTCTACATAAATGATGGGGCCGGCTCGTTTACTGAACAGATTCTCGGTGGTGACGACGGTGATAATAGCATGGGCGTCGTCATCAGTGATTTTGACGACGACGGGCGCCTGGACATTGTGGTTGCGAATGGGGCTCGCGTTGCAGAGGCTCAGCTAAATAGGGTCTACCATAACGTTTCGGACGGGGGAAACTGGCTGAAGATTCAGCCAGTCGGCGTGCTTTCTAATCGCGCCGGGATCGGTGCGCACATCAAGGTGAAGGCCACCATCGACGGTGAGCCGCGGTGGCAGCTTCGTCCCATGCAGTCGAAGCCTGGACGCTTCGCGCAATCGGGGCCTTGGGTCCATTTCGGACTTGGTGATGCCACGACGGTCGACTCGGTCGTGGTGGAGTGGCCGAGTGGGATCGAGCAGTCGCTGGGTTCCGTATCCGTCAATCAGACGCTAACGATTTCGGAGGAGGGTACGGTCAGCAGCGAAGCGGATACCGCAGTGCCCGAGCCATTCGGAATCAGCGAAGTGTATCCGAATCCTACTTCTCAAGGTGCGACCTTCGTTCTCTCCGCTGACCGATCTGAAACGGTGCGCGTCGATGTGTTCGACTCTGTAGGACGACGCGTTCGCACCCTGCTCAACGGCAGTGTTCAGCAGGGTCGGCTGCAACTGGCATGGGATGGTCGCTCATCGGGTGGTCGGGACGTTGCCGCAGGCACGTATATCGTTCGAATGAAAGCGGGCGTGCGCAGCGACGTAGCGCGTGTGACGCTACTTCGCTAG
- a CDS encoding YfhO family protein, producing MASKRRRTTIAVPGEQDAETDEQTNGAGRRARAGKVRAGVPQRSAWDRLPMRYQHLICLAALFVVTLGFFASVTVGGKTLVGGDIVQWRGMAESVISYEEATGREALWAPNAFGGMPAYMISYPLQVLQLDSVLRWLRELGLWPAAYFFALLLGTYCLLYYLVRDTLAGTLGAVAFGLTTYIPLILLAGHNSKFIALSLAPWLLLAYAYAMRRPPDATWQRTLLGGLLFAIALAVNLRAGHVQITYYVAFAIGIAWLVEGVQAVREGQARAFAMSTGALVLGSVLALLMVAQPYLIQAEYKAFTIRAAGEGGGLGWEYAMRWSQGWGELVTLLVPDAYGGGGGTYWGAKPFTAGPHYVGSVVLVLAGLALWGVRRKLVWGLGIAAALMTLFSLGEYFSLLNRPMFDYFPLFDAFRVPETWLIAVALALAVLAGFGVYFVARRETTPESVEAKTRAVYVALGITGGLLLLLLVGHSVLFSFERPNELAQIEQAVASQAGVAVTDPRVAQVAQQALGEAKAERLDRFAGDAMRALMFLLAAGALLVLQRRGRIPSWALQVGLLLLVTLDLWQVGRRYFNADDPALRDRGEVTAQIPAYGFDRFIEARVEVAGGPGHFRTLPLALNAFNDGRTPYFYESIGGYHGAKLGLFQDYVDHILQNPDGTLNENGLDLLSARYVISRGQIPGLTPVFEDPQGIGRGPVFVLENEDALPRAFFVGETEVVEGDEAAFERLRDPAFNPRTTALLPEPPPIETAPIDSTSTATVDLARFGPREIVWQVETDQPRLLIVNEVYYPAGWHATVGTKPVPILRADYLLRAVPVPAGRHLITMRFDPPLHALGVRISMLSTALVYLGTLLLAGLLWYRRGHKT from the coding sequence ATGGCCAGCAAGCGACGCCGCACGACGATCGCCGTCCCCGGCGAGCAAGACGCGGAGACGGACGAGCAGACGAACGGGGCGGGCCGCCGGGCGCGCGCCGGGAAGGTGCGGGCCGGCGTGCCGCAGCGCTCGGCGTGGGACCGGCTGCCGATGCGGTATCAACACCTGATTTGCCTCGCGGCGCTGTTTGTGGTCACGCTCGGGTTCTTCGCCTCTGTGACAGTGGGGGGGAAGACGCTCGTCGGCGGGGACATCGTGCAGTGGCGGGGGATGGCCGAATCCGTGATCTCGTACGAGGAGGCGACGGGCCGCGAGGCGCTATGGGCGCCGAACGCGTTCGGCGGGATGCCGGCGTACATGATCAGCTACCCGCTGCAGGTGCTCCAACTCGACTCGGTGCTGCGGTGGCTGCGCGAGCTCGGGCTGTGGCCCGCGGCATATTTCTTCGCGCTCCTCCTCGGGACGTACTGCCTGCTCTACTACCTCGTCCGCGACACGCTCGCTGGCACGCTCGGTGCCGTCGCCTTCGGGCTGACGACATACATCCCGCTCATCCTCCTCGCCGGGCACAACTCGAAGTTCATCGCGCTCTCGCTCGCGCCGTGGCTCCTCCTCGCCTACGCCTACGCGATGCGGCGGCCTCCAGACGCGACGTGGCAGCGAACCCTTCTCGGCGGCCTCCTCTTCGCGATTGCGCTCGCGGTGAACCTGCGGGCGGGCCACGTGCAGATCACGTACTACGTCGCCTTCGCGATTGGCATCGCGTGGCTCGTCGAAGGCGTGCAGGCCGTGCGCGAGGGGCAAGCCCGCGCCTTCGCGATGTCGACCGGGGCGCTCGTGCTCGGCAGCGTGCTCGCCCTCCTGATGGTGGCGCAGCCCTACCTCATCCAGGCTGAGTACAAGGCGTTCACGATCCGCGCGGCGGGCGAGGGCGGCGGGCTGGGCTGGGAGTATGCGATGCGGTGGAGCCAGGGCTGGGGCGAACTCGTGACGCTGCTGGTCCCGGATGCCTACGGCGGTGGCGGCGGGACGTACTGGGGCGCGAAGCCGTTCACGGCCGGCCCGCACTACGTCGGGAGCGTCGTGCTCGTGCTCGCCGGGCTCGCGCTCTGGGGCGTCCGGCGGAAGCTCGTGTGGGGGCTCGGCATCGCCGCCGCGCTGATGACGCTGTTCTCGCTCGGGGAGTATTTCTCCCTCCTGAACCGCCCGATGTTCGACTACTTCCCACTCTTCGACGCCTTCCGCGTGCCAGAGACGTGGCTGATCGCCGTTGCGCTCGCGCTCGCCGTCCTCGCCGGGTTCGGGGTGTATTTCGTCGCCCGGCGCGAGACGACGCCGGAGAGCGTCGAGGCGAAGACGCGGGCCGTCTACGTCGCGCTCGGGATCACGGGCGGGCTCCTGCTGCTCCTGCTCGTCGGCCACAGCGTGCTCTTCTCGTTCGAGCGGCCGAACGAGCTCGCGCAGATTGAGCAGGCCGTGGCGTCGCAGGCCGGCGTGGCGGTCACGGATCCCCGCGTGGCGCAAGTGGCGCAGCAAGCCCTCGGCGAGGCGAAAGCCGAGCGGCTGGACCGGTTCGCGGGCGATGCGATGCGGGCGCTGATGTTCCTCCTCGCGGCGGGCGCGCTCCTCGTACTCCAGCGGCGCGGTCGAATCCCATCTTGGGCGCTGCAAGTCGGCCTCCTCCTCCTCGTCACGCTCGATCTCTGGCAGGTGGGGCGGCGCTACTTCAACGCCGACGACCCCGCGCTCCGCGACCGCGGCGAGGTCACCGCGCAGATCCCGGCCTACGGTTTCGACCGGTTCATCGAAGCCCGCGTCGAGGTGGCCGGTGGGCCGGGCCACTTCCGCACGCTCCCCCTCGCGCTCAACGCCTTCAACGACGGCCGTACGCCGTATTTCTACGAGTCGATCGGTGGCTACCACGGCGCGAAGCTCGGACTCTTCCAGGACTACGTCGACCACATCCTCCAGAACCCCGACGGCACGCTCAACGAGAACGGGCTCGACCTGCTCAGCGCGCGCTACGTCATCTCGCGCGGCCAGATCCCCGGCCTGACGCCCGTGTTCGAGGACCCGCAAGGCATTGGGCGGGGACCGGTCTTCGTGCTCGAAAACGAAGATGCCCTCCCGCGCGCGTTCTTCGTCGGCGAGACCGAGGTAGTGGAGGGGGACGAGGCCGCGTTCGAACGGCTCCGCGATCCCGCGTTCAATCCGCGCACGACGGCGCTGCTCCCCGAGCCGCCGCCGATCGAGACCGCGCCCATCGACTCGACGAGCACGGCGACGGTCGACCTCGCCCGCTTCGGGCCGCGCGAGATCGTGTGGCAGGTCGAGACCGACCAGCCACGCCTCCTCATCGTCAACGAGGTGTACTACCCGGCGGGGTGGCACGCCACCGTCGGCACCAAGCCCGTCCCCATCCTTCGCGCCGACTACCTCCTCCGCGCCGTGCCCGTCCCCGCCGGACGCCACCTCATCACGATGCGGTTCGACCCGCCGCTCCACGCCCTCGGCGTGCGGATCTCGATGCTCTCGACGGCACTTGTCTACCTCGGCACGCTCCTCCTCGCCGGCCTGCTGTGGTACCGCCGCGGTCACAAAACGTGA
- a CDS encoding type II and III secretion system protein gives MKIRTLTLLLALASVWAAPPAHAQRVDANPSQRQLRTYIPPDQVVSFLPGTAMNEFVTLLNPIFQRVTGKQVIDPENRVTPIGVSLSGMHFIDAFELVLDRNALGFRETDKYFIVEALPEDDPTQLLGTDGLTTRAAGEGAVPPATALSREIRIDAYIFELNVTRLRETGTNWASIFGEAGGGSGGGGGSTGGGTGEQAGLQFFLKTDSFFDSFSSFLDGPDRVDFAEIVSLFRYFESIDVGETVASPSVAVQSGEKGRIQSGSDIPITLQDFAGNTITQYIPTGVIIEVVPTLISDASDARGDTGALPVEFIHLNVNVEKSSGRVSQAGITIDKNKTDTQVLLLDGEQTVIGGLFSTEEAVFRKGVPILKDIPLIKYLFSFQTKSVIQKELLIALQARVVEPLRARAGRPFPTNLYEVERQDVQRRLDRFKPGAGDDLRLIEPDDVD, from the coding sequence ATGAAGATCCGCACGCTCACCCTGCTCCTGGCGCTCGCCAGCGTGTGGGCCGCCCCGCCCGCCCACGCCCAGCGCGTCGATGCCAACCCGAGTCAGCGCCAGCTCCGGACGTACATCCCCCCGGACCAGGTCGTCTCGTTCCTGCCGGGCACGGCGATGAACGAGTTCGTGACGCTGCTCAACCCCATCTTCCAGCGGGTGACGGGGAAGCAGGTCATCGACCCCGAAAACCGCGTGACGCCGATCGGCGTCAGCCTCTCGGGCATGCACTTCATCGACGCCTTCGAGCTCGTCCTCGACCGGAACGCGCTCGGCTTCCGCGAGACCGACAAGTACTTCATCGTCGAGGCCCTGCCCGAGGACGACCCGACCCAGCTCCTCGGCACCGACGGGCTGACGACGCGGGCGGCCGGCGAAGGGGCCGTGCCCCCGGCCACGGCGCTCTCCCGTGAAATCCGCATCGACGCCTACATCTTCGAACTCAACGTGACGCGCCTCCGCGAGACCGGGACCAACTGGGCCTCGATCTTCGGTGAGGCTGGCGGCGGCAGCGGGGGCGGCGGCGGGAGCACCGGCGGCGGCACCGGCGAGCAGGCCGGGCTCCAGTTCTTCCTCAAGACCGATTCGTTCTTCGATTCGTTCTCCTCGTTCCTCGATGGACCGGACCGCGTCGACTTCGCGGAGATCGTCTCGCTCTTCCGCTACTTCGAGTCCATCGATGTCGGCGAGACCGTCGCGAGCCCGAGCGTGGCCGTCCAGAGCGGCGAGAAGGGACGCATCCAGAGCGGCTCCGACATCCCGATCACGCTCCAGGACTTCGCCGGCAACACCATCACGCAGTACATCCCCACCGGCGTCATCATCGAGGTCGTGCCGACGCTGATCTCCGATGCCTCCGACGCCCGCGGCGACACCGGCGCGCTCCCCGTCGAGTTCATCCACCTCAACGTCAACGTCGAGAAGAGCAGCGGGCGCGTCTCGCAGGCCGGCATCACGATTGACAAGAACAAAACCGACACGCAGGTGCTGCTCCTCGACGGCGAGCAGACCGTCATCGGCGGTCTGTTCTCGACCGAGGAGGCCGTCTTCCGCAAGGGCGTCCCGATCCTGAAGGACATCCCGCTCATCAAGTACCTCTTCTCGTTCCAGACGAAGTCGGTCATCCAGAAGGAACTGCTCATCGCGCTCCAGGCCCGCGTTGTGGAGCCGCTGCGCGCCCGCGCCGGGCGGCCGTTCCCGACGAACCTCTACGAGGTCGAGCGGCAGGACGTGCAGCGCCGCCTCGACCGCTTCAAACCGGGCGCCGGCGACGACCTCCGCCTCATCGAGCCGGACGACGTGGACTGA
- a CDS encoding lysophospholipid acyltransferase family protein, protein MPTTPADTLAAPVQHGLPRVSFWTRLHFAWALLFAAVVTVPCTTAVLLHNAFRPSVRTFKFWSTLWARLILMGAGVKVESDVRAKLDRDQPAVFVVNHQNELDIVTLLAGIPHPFGFMAKAELRRVPFLGSVLHRTSCLFVDRSDPRRAVQSIRVAAERIREGTSVLVFCEGSRSFSRDLLPFSRGAFVLAVEAGVPLVPVTVIDNYKRLDERRAVGRVGTVHMVVGEPIAMANRTRGDVSALMDEVRDVMQAELDRAHGVSSAHAHPAL, encoded by the coding sequence ATGCCCACTACTCCCGCCGACACTCTCGCCGCTCCAGTCCAGCACGGGCTGCCGCGCGTGTCGTTCTGGACGAGGCTGCACTTCGCGTGGGCGCTCCTTTTCGCGGCCGTCGTCACGGTGCCGTGCACGACGGCCGTGCTGCTCCACAACGCGTTCCGCCCATCGGTGCGGACGTTCAAGTTCTGGTCGACGCTGTGGGCGCGGCTGATCCTCATGGGCGCGGGCGTGAAGGTCGAGTCGGACGTGCGGGCGAAGCTGGACCGCGACCAGCCCGCCGTGTTCGTCGTGAACCACCAGAATGAACTCGACATCGTCACGCTCCTCGCCGGCATCCCGCACCCGTTCGGGTTCATGGCGAAGGCGGAACTGCGCCGCGTGCCGTTCCTCGGCAGCGTGCTCCACCGAACGTCGTGCCTGTTCGTGGACCGGAGCGATCCGCGCCGCGCCGTGCAGAGCATCCGGGTCGCCGCCGAGCGCATCCGCGAAGGCACGTCGGTGCTCGTCTTCTGCGAGGGCTCGCGCTCGTTCTCGCGCGACCTGCTGCCGTTCTCGCGCGGCGCGTTCGTCCTCGCCGTCGAGGCCGGCGTCCCGCTCGTGCCCGTCACCGTCATCGACAATTACAAGCGGCTCGACGAGCGGCGGGCCGTCGGGCGTGTGGGCACCGTGCACATGGTCGTCGGCGAGCCGATCGCGATGGCGAACCGGACGCGGGGCGACGTGTCGGCGCTGATGGACGAGGTCCGCGACGTGATGCAGGCTGAGCTTGACCGCGCCCACGGCGTATCTTCCGCCCACGCTCATCCCGCGCTCTGA
- a CDS encoding PilT/PilU family type 4a pilus ATPase → MDSSLPPASPLVAPLPGNGARPVPQRPASAKPAAASRAHAVPDFVRSLARSAPASFHGKDRLRYYAEHVNRFTDQQRDVLAAFLDRFVRKMNELGASDLDIGGHATSGRVWYRVDGDKRPYDETGTANSDEIDVLLLNMAGETQQQELFDLGAIDFSYQLEGPKGMFRFRATMYFDYQHLGLCMRAIAQDLRSLKSVGFHPAIERGLMFEHVRDGLTLVTGVTGSGKSTTLDAIIDANNESFPGHIVLIAKPVEYMHTPKQCIVRHREVGQDVGSFKDGIVQSLRQDPDIIVVGEMRDPETISSAIEAADSGHKVFSTLHTSSAVESLDRMIAEYPHAEQDRVRNRLADTLRCVVSQKLLPKVGGGRVLCKEVLWLTPSVRAAIKNENVGEIYQMIWEGSRLGMVTLEQDLVRLLKERKITTETAINFANNKRRLQQLIQ, encoded by the coding sequence GTGGACTCCTCGCTTCCCCCCGCCTCGCCGCTCGTCGCTCCGCTCCCCGGCAACGGCGCCCGCCCGGTGCCGCAGCGCCCCGCGTCTGCGAAGCCCGCTGCCGCCTCGCGGGCCCACGCCGTCCCCGACTTCGTCCGCTCTCTCGCGCGGTCCGCGCCGGCGTCGTTCCACGGGAAGGACCGGCTGCGCTACTACGCGGAGCACGTCAACCGCTTCACGGATCAGCAGCGCGACGTCCTCGCGGCGTTCCTCGACCGGTTCGTCCGCAAGATGAATGAACTCGGGGCCTCCGACCTCGACATCGGCGGGCACGCCACAAGCGGGCGTGTGTGGTACCGCGTCGACGGCGACAAGCGGCCCTACGACGAGACCGGCACGGCCAACAGCGACGAGATCGACGTGCTCCTGCTCAACATGGCGGGGGAGACCCAGCAGCAGGAGCTCTTCGACCTGGGCGCGATCGACTTCTCGTACCAGCTCGAAGGGCCGAAGGGGATGTTCCGCTTCCGCGCCACGATGTACTTCGACTACCAGCACCTCGGGCTCTGTATGCGCGCGATCGCGCAGGACCTCCGCTCGCTCAAGAGCGTCGGGTTCCACCCCGCCATCGAGCGGGGGCTGATGTTCGAGCACGTCCGCGACGGGCTCACGCTCGTCACCGGCGTCACCGGTTCGGGGAAGTCCACGACGCTCGACGCCATCATCGACGCGAACAACGAGAGCTTCCCCGGCCACATCGTCCTCATCGCGAAGCCGGTCGAGTACATGCACACGCCGAAGCAGTGCATCGTCCGCCACCGCGAGGTGGGGCAGGACGTGGGCTCCTTCAAAGACGGCATCGTGCAGTCGCTCCGGCAGGACCCCGACATCATCGTCGTCGGCGAGATGCGCGACCCGGAGACGATCTCGAGCGCGATCGAGGCCGCCGACTCCGGCCACAAGGTGTTCTCGACGCTCCACACCTCGTCGGCGGTGGAGAGCCTCGACCGCATGATCGCGGAGTACCCCCACGCCGAGCAGGACCGCGTGCGGAACCGGCTCGCGGACACCCTCCGCTGCGTGGTCTCGCAGAAGCTGCTGCCGAAGGTGGGCGGCGGGCGCGTCCTCTGCAAAGAGGTGCTCTGGCTGACGCCGTCGGTCCGGGCCGCCATCAAGAACGAGAACGTCGGCGAGATCTACCAGATGATCTGGGAAGGCAGCCGGCTCGGGATGGTGACGCTGGAGCAGGACCTCGTCCGGCTGCTTAAGGAACGGAAGATCACGACCGAAACTGCCATCAACTTCGCCAACAACAAGCGGCGGCTCCAGCAGCTCATTCAGTAG
- a CDS encoding dynamin family protein — protein MADAPAPLRADRSLVDPAAHALLDRERALLGTLAEALDRAGADPDTLRRLGDLVAGLDEWFLVVVVGEFNAGKSSVLNALFGETLMEEGPVPTTDKITILRHGNAAQHHRRSDFITERQHPAELLRGMTLVDTPGTNSIVREHQAITEDFIPRADLVLFVTSFDRPLSESERQFLHFIRDAWGRQLVVILNKADLARRPADLEQVTEHIRSGFERLMGFEPRVFPVAAQQAFEAKAKGDTAAWRASGFAELEAFLSETLTGDERLALKLTAPLDAADRLLGRLDERLGERRSVLDTDAAGLDALRAQIAEAEEALRAGPARHLSEVDNLLLEMERRGVQFLDDTIRVSRLPLLRDRDKFKEEFARQVVRDAERKIEGQMGAAVDGLLRQVLTLWNRAYSHVAEQARKVSPDAVGGQRAFLYNREEVFQDVMREARRTVDAYDLNEEARRLLENARSVATLFAGTQAAAVGLGAVAAVVIAATAFDVTGGILAAGVISVFGFVLLPRQRRRAVKEFTERVDALRSEMKSALDAQFTAEADEALAEIRTLIQPLADLVEGERTALSTLEAQHTALRADADALRADVRARYGEGRVG, from the coding sequence ATGGCCGATGCCCCCGCGCCCCTCCGCGCCGACCGCTCGCTCGTAGACCCCGCCGCTCACGCCCTCCTCGACCGCGAGCGCGCCCTCCTCGGCACCCTCGCCGAAGCGCTCGACCGCGCCGGGGCCGACCCAGACACGCTCCGTCGCCTCGGCGACCTCGTCGCCGGGCTCGACGAGTGGTTCCTCGTCGTGGTCGTCGGGGAGTTCAATGCGGGGAAGTCGAGCGTGCTCAACGCCCTCTTCGGCGAGACGCTGATGGAAGAGGGGCCAGTGCCGACGACGGACAAGATCACAATCCTCCGCCACGGGAATGCCGCGCAGCACCACCGCCGCTCCGACTTCATCACCGAGCGGCAGCACCCGGCCGAGTTGCTTCGCGGGATGACGCTCGTCGACACGCCCGGCACGAACTCGATTGTCCGAGAGCACCAGGCCATCACCGAGGACTTCATCCCACGTGCCGACCTCGTCCTCTTCGTGACCTCGTTCGACCGGCCGCTCTCGGAGTCCGAGCGCCAGTTCCTCCACTTCATCCGCGACGCGTGGGGCCGCCAGCTCGTCGTGATCCTCAACAAGGCCGACCTCGCCCGCCGCCCGGCCGACCTCGAGCAGGTCACCGAGCACATCCGCTCCGGCTTCGAGCGGCTGATGGGCTTCGAGCCGCGCGTATTCCCCGTTGCGGCCCAGCAGGCGTTCGAGGCCAAAGCCAAGGGCGACACGGCCGCGTGGCGCGCGAGCGGGTTCGCCGAGCTCGAAGCGTTTCTCTCCGAAACGCTCACCGGTGACGAGCGACTCGCCCTCAAGCTGACGGCGCCGCTCGACGCGGCAGACCGCCTCCTCGGCCGGCTCGATGAGCGGCTCGGCGAGCGGCGGTCCGTGCTCGACACCGACGCGGCCGGGCTCGACGCGCTCCGCGCCCAAATCGCCGAGGCGGAGGAGGCGCTGCGGGCCGGCCCCGCCCGCCATCTCAGCGAGGTCGACAACCTGCTGCTGGAGATGGAGCGGCGCGGCGTGCAGTTCCTCGACGACACGATCCGCGTCTCCCGCCTGCCGCTGCTTCGGGACCGCGACAAGTTCAAGGAGGAGTTCGCGCGGCAGGTCGTCCGCGACGCCGAGCGGAAGATCGAGGGGCAGATGGGCGCGGCCGTGGACGGGTTGCTGCGGCAGGTACTCACGTTGTGGAACCGGGCCTACTCGCACGTCGCCGAGCAGGCGCGGAAGGTGTCGCCGGACGCGGTGGGCGGGCAGCGGGCGTTTCTCTACAACCGGGAAGAGGTCTTTCAGGACGTGATGCGCGAGGCCCGCCGCACCGTCGACGCGTACGACCTCAACGAGGAGGCCCGCCGCTTGCTCGAGAACGCCCGCAGCGTGGCGACGCTCTTCGCCGGGACGCAGGCCGCTGCCGTCGGGCTCGGCGCCGTGGCCGCCGTCGTGATCGCGGCGACGGCGTTCGACGTGACGGGCGGCATCCTCGCCGCCGGCGTGATCTCCGTCTTCGGGTTCGTGCTCCTCCCCCGCCAGCGCCGCCGCGCCGTCAAGGAGTTTACCGAGCGCGTCGACGCCCTCCGCTCGGAGATGAAGTCGGCGCTCGACGCCCAGTTCACCGCCGAAGCCGACGAAGCCCTCGCCGAAATCCGTACGCTCATCCAACCCCTCGCCGACCTCGTAGAGGGCGAGCGCACCGCGCTCTCGACCCTCGAAGCCCAGCACACCGCGCTCCGCGCCGACGCCGACGCCCTCCGCGCCGACGTCCGCGCCCGCTACGGTGAAGGCCGCGTCGGCTGA
- the gatC gene encoding Asp-tRNA(Asn)/Glu-tRNA(Gln) amidotransferase subunit GatC — protein sequence MSVTPDDVRAIASLARLRFTDAERERLAGELSRILDYVDQLDELDTADVPPMAHVLDAPNVFRPDRVEQRITRDEALANAPDADGRYFRVPKVIE from the coding sequence ATGTCCGTCACCCCCGACGACGTCCGCGCGATTGCCTCCCTCGCCCGGCTCCGCTTCACCGACGCCGAGCGCGAACGGCTCGCCGGTGAGCTCTCCCGCATCCTCGATTACGTCGACCAACTCGATGAACTCGACACGGCCGACGTCCCGCCGATGGCGCACGTCCTCGACGCGCCCAACGTCTTCCGCCCGGACCGCGTCGAGCAGCGGATCACCCGCGACGAAGCGCTCGCGAACGCGCCCGACGCCGACGGCCGCTACTTCCGCGTCCCCAAAGTGATCGAGTAG